In Hyphomicrobiaceae bacterium, the following are encoded in one genomic region:
- a CDS encoding rhomboid family intramembrane serine protease, translating to MFVPLGDQNPIKRIRFQYVTVSLIVVNVLAYLLEAAGGVQDAAIASFAVVPSEFFQVIGVGGAAPDSSNAFAIPERATLLTYMFLHADPIHLLGNMLFLWVFGDNVEDAMGHVRFLIFYLVCGVLAGLTHALMMPESSDALIGASGAVSGVIAAYLMLHPHVRVWVLAFKFIPLNITAAWALGLWILFQLAMVLIPQVGPTAWWAHIGGLAAGALLLPLMKSPKVPLFGR from the coding sequence GTGTTCGTTCCGCTCGGTGATCAAAACCCTATCAAGCGCATTCGCTTCCAGTACGTCACCGTGTCGTTGATCGTGGTGAACGTTCTCGCCTATCTGCTCGAAGCCGCGGGTGGTGTTCAGGACGCGGCGATTGCCAGTTTTGCCGTGGTGCCGAGCGAGTTCTTTCAGGTCATCGGGGTGGGTGGCGCTGCGCCCGATTCATCGAACGCTTTTGCGATCCCTGAGCGCGCGACGCTATTGACCTACATGTTTCTCCATGCCGATCCGATCCACCTGTTGGGCAACATGCTGTTTTTGTGGGTGTTCGGGGACAACGTCGAGGATGCCATGGGACATGTGCGGTTCCTCATTTTCTATTTGGTGTGCGGCGTGCTCGCGGGGCTGACACATGCCCTGATGATGCCAGAGAGCTCGGATGCGCTGATCGGCGCCAGCGGAGCGGTCTCGGGCGTGATCGCGGCCTATCTCATGCTGCATCCGCACGTCCGGGTATGGGTGCTGGCGTTCAAGTTCATTCCACTCAACATCACTGCCGCCTGGGCGTTGGGTTTGTGGATCCTTTTTCAGCTCGCCATGGTGCTCATTCCGCAGGTTGGACCGACGGCGTGGTGGGCCCACATCGGGGGACTTGCTGCCGGAGCGCTGCTGTTGCCGTTGATGAAAAGCCCCAAGGTTCCGCTGTTTGGCCGCTAA